A part of Limihaloglobus sulfuriphilus genomic DNA contains:
- a CDS encoding sialate O-acetylesterase, which translates to MNYKLLRLSVVLFTVLCSGILYGEVVFDDDFDSSALEGWLLSYDNTDTENCSYQVSDSKIMLTNIAPTGENLWTSFGLRRYVDNVGDFHLRVDALWQQQEIVSAPFIKVLLYSGSEVVLSLNYEDNSKAGFGVCRSYSYPDGFSLVNSVPSAQGSAVWEADRVGEDIAVKLNGEPFFKCTNSNPITLVRVYFQGYAFTSSSMAWSWQPPLTIGLDRIALFDQAQNTIPQDPSLVLPTIFSDNMILQQNEPAPLWGKAPAASDVTVSLGDSQWQTTADNNGEWKITLPPQQGGFDSHRITVTCGDEFVELNDVLFGEVWLCSGQSNMEWWLGYTKEAQQALDSAPDDYLRVFSVYKEVSDTPMYDPRGRWLSCSRDTVGDFSAIAYQLGLYFKEQLNVPVGMVVAAWGGTRAECWMNRELLEEDFPDLIARWEQDLEDYDPDTMDYSLNPMLAYYRPGGLYNGMIEPVMGYAFKGFVWYQGESNASRAQEYRTLFPALIEQWRRDWASDLPFIFVQLPNYGTRSDEPRDSEWAELRDAQNQALLLDKVGMAVTIDIGEADNIHPDNKPETARRLGLEALKIAYGWENLPQSPRPNAETASRCSGSIRLQFAPVGEQGLGSSGETNSPAGFTVCGSDGVFYKAQCQIVDEHTVIVWSDQVEQPVEMRYAWDYNPIAQLIDKAGGLPVGTFRIEAADMGKDLTSDVNKDCYIDINDWQVLSQQWLETNDPESPEATPLYGETEEQILMHDEFADGERNTQLLPDSAKWLKRLSGAVTVDTSSADYYMHLDDCTSQQVWAHFTQPGSPITLGVGDSLSFVMRLSLPVAADTSWNRALMFGLFNSMGTRDTVDYTGTGAQRSDDSGYYAETNPGRTTMSYAKIQKMILQEGSQYNDHFSFYETLVAFSSFTMQQGTGYDVEFGVERTSETSLSIDAKAGPGYYVTGIVDVPAEQRYFSFDTISIFVDGRAFPGDLGRLTVDKVLLSHNWRTSAGSCAEVISTGQRMPADINSDCYVNFEDIDILASQWLECQDFNNPLCI; encoded by the coding sequence ATGAATTACAAACTTTTAAGATTATCAGTTGTTCTGTTCACAGTTTTATGTTCGGGAATCTTGTACGGTGAGGTCGTATTTGATGATGATTTTGACAGTTCCGCTCTTGAGGGATGGCTGTTATCATACGACAACACAGATACTGAGAATTGCAGCTATCAGGTTTCTGATTCTAAGATCATGCTTACAAATATAGCGCCTACCGGTGAAAATCTGTGGACATCTTTTGGTTTGCGAAGGTACGTTGACAACGTTGGAGATTTCCATCTGCGTGTCGATGCGTTGTGGCAGCAGCAGGAGATAGTAAGTGCTCCGTTTATAAAGGTGCTGCTGTATTCCGGCAGTGAGGTTGTGCTCTCGCTGAATTATGAGGACAACAGCAAAGCGGGCTTCGGAGTGTGCCGCAGTTATTCGTATCCCGACGGTTTTTCTCTGGTAAATTCAGTACCGTCAGCCCAGGGCAGTGCGGTTTGGGAAGCAGACAGGGTAGGCGAGGATATCGCTGTAAAACTAAACGGAGAGCCGTTTTTTAAATGCACCAACTCCAATCCTATAACTCTGGTGCGTGTTTACTTCCAGGGATACGCTTTTACATCTTCCAGTATGGCATGGAGCTGGCAGCCGCCGCTTACCATAGGCCTTGACAGGATTGCCCTGTTTGACCAGGCACAGAATACAATCCCGCAGGATCCTTCGCTTGTGCTTCCTACGATATTTTCAGATAATATGATTCTCCAGCAGAATGAGCCCGCACCTCTCTGGGGCAAGGCGCCGGCAGCGAGTGATGTAACGGTGTCTCTGGGAGATAGTCAGTGGCAGACCACGGCAGATAATAACGGAGAATGGAAGATAACATTGCCGCCGCAGCAGGGAGGGTTTGATTCGCACAGGATTACTGTAACCTGCGGTGATGAATTTGTTGAGCTCAATGATGTCCTTTTTGGAGAAGTCTGGCTCTGTTCGGGTCAGTCAAATATGGAGTGGTGGCTTGGCTATACCAAAGAGGCCCAGCAGGCACTTGATTCAGCTCCTGATGACTATCTGAGGGTTTTCAGTGTATATAAGGAAGTCTCAGATACTCCGATGTATGACCCGAGAGGGCGCTGGCTTTCATGCAGCCGCGATACTGTCGGCGATTTTTCCGCAATTGCCTATCAGCTCGGACTCTACTTCAAAGAGCAGCTCAATGTGCCTGTAGGCATGGTGGTAGCGGCATGGGGCGGAACCCGGGCGGAGTGCTGGATGAACAGAGAGCTGCTTGAAGAAGATTTTCCTGATTTGATCGCCAGGTGGGAGCAGGATCTGGAAGATTACGATCCGGATACAATGGATTATTCGTTAAATCCGATGCTGGCCTACTATCGGCCCGGCGGTCTGTACAATGGCATGATAGAGCCTGTGATGGGTTATGCCTTTAAGGGTTTTGTCTGGTATCAGGGCGAATCTAACGCTTCAAGGGCGCAGGAATACCGCACATTGTTTCCGGCTCTGATAGAGCAGTGGCGGCGGGACTGGGCGAGTGATCTGCCGTTTATCTTTGTTCAGCTGCCAAACTATGGAACCCGCTCTGATGAACCAAGAGATAGTGAATGGGCCGAGCTTCGAGATGCCCAGAATCAGGCATTGCTGCTTGATAAAGTGGGTATGGCTGTTACTATAGATATAGGCGAGGCAGACAACATACATCCCGATAATAAACCAGAAACTGCCCGCCGTCTGGGGCTTGAAGCCCTTAAAATAGCTTACGGCTGGGAAAATCTTCCGCAGAGTCCGCGGCCAAACGCTGAGACGGCTTCACGGTGTTCCGGAAGCATAAGGCTGCAATTTGCTCCTGTAGGCGAGCAGGGCCTGGGCAGCAGCGGCGAGACGAACAGTCCTGCCGGGTTTACCGTATGCGGAAGTGACGGAGTTTTCTACAAAGCTCAATGTCAGATAGTGGATGAGCACACAGTAATTGTCTGGTCAGACCAGGTTGAGCAGCCTGTTGAGATGAGATACGCCTGGGACTACAACCCAATTGCTCAGCTGATAGACAAAGCGGGCGGCCTGCCCGTTGGCACTTTCCGCATAGAGGCGGCAGATATGGGCAAAGACTTGACAAGTGATGTAAACAAAGACTGTTATATCGACATTAACGACTGGCAGGTTCTTTCTCAGCAGTGGCTCGAAACAAACGATCCTGAGAGCCCCGAGGCCACTCCTCTGTACGGTGAAACTGAAGAGCAAATTCTCATGCATGATGAGTTTGCTGACGGAGAACGAAATACTCAACTGCTTCCCGATTCGGCTAAATGGCTCAAACGCCTCTCCGGCGCCGTAACGGTTGACACGTCTTCGGCGGATTATTACATGCACCTTGACGACTGCACATCTCAACAGGTTTGGGCGCATTTTACCCAGCCGGGCAGCCCGATAACACTGGGGGTTGGCGATTCTCTGAGTTTTGTGATGCGGCTAAGCCTTCCGGTGGCGGCAGATACGTCCTGGAACAGGGCTTTGATGTTCGGGCTGTTTAACTCAATGGGTACAAGGGATACAGTTGACTATACCGGAACCGGAGCCCAGCGGAGCGATGACAGCGGTTATTATGCCGAGACAAATCCGGGACGAACTACCATGAGCTACGCCAAGATACAGAAAATGATTCTGCAGGAAGGCTCACAGTACAACGATCATTTTTCTTTTTATGAGACATTGGTTGCCTTCAGCTCGTTTACCATGCAGCAGGGCACTGGGTATGATGTCGAGTTTGGAGTGGAGAGAACAAGCGAGACATCGCTGAGCATTGACGCTAAGGCAGGCCCGGGATATTATGTTACCGGGATTGTAGATGTTCCCGCAGAACAGAGATATTTTTCTTTTGATACCATTTCAATTTTTGTTGACGGGAGAGCGTTCCCAGGGGATCTGGGCAGGCTTACCGTTGATAAGGTTCTGTTAAGCCATAACTGGAGAACCTCTGCGGGCAGCTGCGCCGAAGTTATCAGCACAGGCCAGAGAATGCCGGCAGATATAAACTCTGACTGTTATGTGAATTTTGAAGATATAGATATCCTCGCATCTCAATGGCTTGAGTGCCAGGATTTCAACAACCCGTTATGTATATAA